The following nucleotide sequence is from Pararge aegeria chromosome 13, ilParAegt1.1, whole genome shotgun sequence.
tttcatctaCTAAGAACAACTTGATATTTTCACTGAAAACGTTTACCCGATGCTTTTATACTTGTTAATTAAAAGCGTACAAATGTCGTAGGTATTTAAAGCCATTCGTAGCATGGCAGAAATTTTTAACTGCGAAATTGCTATTTTAAAAAACGCCGCTGGCGTTTTTCGCTTTTTACTACTTTACATCATGCTATTGGATGCAttgtaagttatattatttgattttaataaaatgttctcAGTTAAAGATTCATTATTTATAGTTGTAAAGGGAGTAAGCTAAGCGTATGTGGTTTTACAGTATCTATtcataacaatagaaaaaaagtagaAGGTACTActacttttttatgaattcatatTTTTAGCAAAACAActgtaaaaaatcaaaaaaaatgttatcaaacacatttaagtaaaatttatggTCCAGGATTTCTATAGCAACAGCAATAACCTTGGTTATGGTCTTTGATTATCAATATTGAAACAATAACTCACATACACGTgcatacgcacacacatacaaatgtaaaagaataaaaaaaaataggtttttaatatgaaaactgaaaatattaaaacaattattcacaCACAAGTTCATACGCAAACACATACACGtgcaaatgaataaaaaatgttttttttaattagcaagCTGAGATATATTACTAATCTGTCGTCTGAACTCCAAATTAAGCCATACTTTTTATGGTTACTATTACCCCCTTTCCTGGCCTTGTAAAAAAGTCAattagcttttatttttatcaaaaataaaattgtttactaTGGCCGCCTGTTCAATTTTATCAGTGATAATGTTTGCCAGTTAAGAACAAGTAAAGATAAGAAATTATATTAGTAGAATTGGAACCTTCCGCCTTTTACTTTAAAGGTAGCAAACTTGTCTTATGAATAGCGTACTATTTGAAGATGAATGCACGATAAATATGTAAGAAATATGTGCGTGAGTGACATTAGCAACGGTGTACTACGTGAACATAGCTACAGGATCACGGAAAGCGAGAGTTACGTACTGAAGTAGTGCGTTGTTACTAGGTCAGCTGTGAGGTTATGATTTTGTATGGAAGTATTATTGTTATCAAAGTTAAATGACATTGTTGATGTGACGTGTGACGATATTGTTCTTCGAATAATAGGAAAAGATTTTATGACATAACCTATAACAGATTATAAATAAGTACGAAGATAGTGCAGCGCTGTAAACAAGATAATAACTAATGCCCATACGAACaattaactaatttaatttagtattttgtGAAGATGGCAGTGAATATAACTAAATTCTCTAAATTGTTGCCCACTgtgtgtaatattaataatgtcaGAGGATTGTCGACAACATGCTCATACAGTGCAAAAGTAAGTTTTAACTGGGAAGACCCTTTGAATTTAGATCGTCAATTACAAGACGACGAAAAGGCAGTTCGAGACTCATTGAGAGCTTATTGTAAAGAGAAACTTATGCCAAGAGTAATAGAAGCAAATAGAAACGAAGTGTTCGATAGGGCGATTTACAAAGAAATGGGTGAGTTGGGGATCCTCGGATGTACCATTAAAGGCTACGACTGCGCGGGCGTATCATCCATTACTTACGGACTCATTACAAGGGAATTGGATGGAGTAGATTCCTCGTATAGATCAGCCATGAGTGTCCAGAGCAGCTTGGCAATGGGGGCAATATACATGTATGGTTCCGAAGAACAAAAGCAAAAGTACTTACCCAAAATGGCTAAAGGGGACTTAGTTGGTTGTTTTGGATTAACCGAGCCAGACTTTGGAAGCGATGCTGGTGCGTTGGTAACACGAGCAAAGTATGATTCTAAATCGAAAACCTATTCTCTTAGCGGTTCTAAAACTTGGATAACCAACTCGCCCATCGCTGATATACTTATAATCTGGGCAAAAACTGAGGACAATAAAGTGAGAGGTTTTATAGTTGACCGAGACCAAGTTAAAAAGGGACTGGACACGCCCCGAATCAATGGCAAATTTTCTTTGAGAGCTTCGGCAACGGGCATGATATTGCTCGACGAAGTAGTAATACCGGAGGAGAATTTATTGCCCAGCGTAGTAGGCATGAAGGGGCCGTTCGGATGTCTCAATAATGCGCGATACGGGATCGCTTGGGGCGTTCTCGGTTCGGCTGAAACATGTTTGCGGATAGCTCGTGAGTACACATTAGATAGGAAACAATTTGGGAGACCGCTCGCTTCGAACCAGCTGATACAAAAGAAATTGGCTGACATGATTACAGAAATAAGCCTTGGTTTGCAAGCTTGCCTTCACGTAGGTCGTCTGAAAGATGAGGGACTAGTGGCTCCTGAAATGATTTCACTTCTAAAAAGGAATAACTGCGGCAAGTCTTTGGAAATTGCGAGAGTTGCTCGTGATATGCTCGGCGGTAATGGAGTTTCTGATGAATACCATGTTATTAGGCATGTTATGAATTTAGAGGCAGTTAATACTTACGAAGGAACCCACGATGTTCACGCTCTCATATTGGGCAGAGCAATTACTGGAATTCAAGCATTTTTCTAAACAAGCATTgcgttaaaattaaacttttatgtaaataacttaAGTGTCCTTGTATAATTCTTATGTATATCTTAACTAtgcttgtataaataaaatgtaaatattttttcttttttttaataattttatatgtcaTTATTCATAGGCTGCCTGAACAACAAATTCGACAGGTTTCATATAAGAACAGCAAATATTTTccgtacaaaatattataatcaattgGCTTTTGGAAAACTAATTGTTTGTTGAAAATATTCAGttcattaaaataacaatttttacgaCCTCCCAGGCCGCCCGGCCGCAGCGGTCTTAGGAATCAAAGGCCTGGGGTTCTATCCCCGAAATtggtgtataaaataattttagattttgctatggtctggtgggaggcttcgataAAGACGTCTTTAGACGTACGGCTTAGAAGCGATATGGgttaaataaaactgccatactacATAGGTTACCATTCTAGACTCTATAATGATTTAACACcaggtaaaattgcagtcaaaatataaattgcagtttaataaaaaagaaagttgtacaaatacaataaaccaaaattattttaaaaacaatggaGGCGCCGGGTATCGATCCCGGTACCTCTCGCATGCTAAGCGAGCGCTCTACCATCTGAGCTACGCCCCCTGATAATTAAGATGTTGAAATAGTTTTACGGTTAGAGAATTTACTAAAATGTAATTCTGGCATCCTTTCGTGTAGGTAAAAGTACGTAAAGTAACGTACACTGCGTTCGATAGTCTGTCAGACTTCAAAGTGATCTTTGTCCTTCAGTTTTATCAACAACCACGGAAAGTTGTATCACATTGTACTTAAGATTCCATCATAAacatcatcattgtcaacccaTTAGGGACTAAAAGGCGCAGATCTCCCTCTCAAAGTGAGAAGGATAACAGCCCTAGTCTACCACGtttgccaagtgcggattggtgaacacCACACGCCCTTGAAATCATTATGCATAGCTCTCAGGCATGACGGTATCCTCAAGATGAAAATTcctcaagtgatatttaattgtataaatttgaAAACGCAAATTTTTTctgtgctgggaatcgaactcggtccccgcgAAAGAGAAGCCGGAGTCTTACCCACTGGCAACAAGGCATTACAAATTAAGATCACATTCAATAATGGCTTAGAACTGCATGCCTAATTATTTGTCTATCAATGAAACAATTAGTACTTAAAAATTTTTTGAGTTgtaacattcatattcattacGTGTTCGACTTATTACTATACGTTGCGCAATCGCGATCTTTAGCTTACTCGTATTTGAGAGGTGGCTAATTGTGTTTCAAATACCTACGTACGTAAATATTGTACGTACGTACAATATTTACGTACGTACGAGAGTCTTAAACAAGGAAAATAATCCCTTAATACAAAACGTGTTCCCTTTAAACGCCatcataaaatacttatgtaATAACGTTTTCTTGGAGCATTATTCTTTGGAGACAAGAATGACTATTTTGAAGATAATAAGCGGAAATCGTTTTTCTCCCGGAACACAATTTTGGTTGATAGCTGTATTTTTCCAGAGCTAGACCTTGAGGTGCGCTGCGATAGCAGGGCCCCTCagattatttcttttaattaataaaatggtaGGAGAGTACAGAATAACTTTGCAGTTACTTCACTTTGTGTATAGCAGTAGACATATTTTTAATAGCAGTTGTATGGCGTAGCTCCGCCCCAAAAAGCTACAACAAAAACGTTCTTGTGGTTGTAATGttttctatacaacgtgtaaatgaaaaccgaagtaatacttcacaggaatcagaggtgcattatgtactgtctctgagacttatctgtgaaaccgagaaTCTAAATTTCTAGCTTTTAAGAAAATCTAGCTTTTAAGTAATCCACGGCCATAGTTTTGCCACAGAGCCCttatatcacatgcaaaattaaaatcatgtgactcctgtcactttatcatgTCATGTCATGGTACgcttcgcgtagcgtaggtactatgcgcgtgtcggtattttatctatTGTTATTTACCTTCCTTAACCAGAAACAACAAATATTCAAGAATTTCGTTTTCCACCACACCGAATCATTCTCTTCAGCCATGGCTGGTTAAGACCCTACCGACCAAGCTGTGCCGCCGAGCGATTTAACGTTCAGGTgctatataaaatcatatttttctttaggATGTAAGTAACGAACAAACTACTaagctaacaaacaaacaaactttcgtatattatgaaaatcaaccttaattttcaaaattcatttatttcaaggagtcctttttaataagcacttttgaaacgtcggaaagtcagtctgtttgtaatgactctaccaccggttcggaaggcagattccactgagaagagccgacaagaaactcagattgctcttttccaacattaatttaaagtttaacaatttttagaatttttctgttttgtgagagatgagagcggagtggcctgcttccaagcagccttgtcgttaaggaattcatcaatcgtgtagtaaccacgatttgttaaatgtgttttaataattgtttaaacttaggtaaaggtagatctaatactttcgtgttaataattttaagtaagcaGTATCATTGGATTTCTTAGTTTGTCAATGTCTCATCCACGCTAATCAAACAACCCCCTCAACCATAAGCATAGTTGCGTGATAACAAACAGTTTTGTCACAGATCATCTACTAAAGTATCGTTTTATGTGCGTGACTATCACCCTTACTGTTTATTGCCTCCATAATAAGCTTATGGAGCTTCTCATGGGAATCGTCGTTGTTGTCTTGGGAGactaaaaaaggaaaaaaatatctcaaaggaaaaaataatgaaaaagacCTTAGCTTGTGGAGCATTTTACCCGACTTCAAAAAATTGATTAGGTATCTCAAGtcgtttgtatttattttttacagacaaaaaaacttttttttctatgaaacGGTATACTTCCCATTCATTGCTGGGATCGTGGAAAAATCGAC
It contains:
- the LOC120629002 gene encoding glutaryl-CoA dehydrogenase, mitochondrial yields the protein MAVNITKFSKLLPTVCNINNVRGLSTTCSYSAKVSFNWEDPLNLDRQLQDDEKAVRDSLRAYCKEKLMPRVIEANRNEVFDRAIYKEMGELGILGCTIKGYDCAGVSSITYGLITRELDGVDSSYRSAMSVQSSLAMGAIYMYGSEEQKQKYLPKMAKGDLVGCFGLTEPDFGSDAGALVTRAKYDSKSKTYSLSGSKTWITNSPIADILIIWAKTEDNKVRGFIVDRDQVKKGLDTPRINGKFSLRASATGMILLDEVVIPEENLLPSVVGMKGPFGCLNNARYGIAWGVLGSAETCLRIAREYTLDRKQFGRPLASNQLIQKKLADMITEISLGLQACLHVGRLKDEGLVAPEMISLLKRNNCGKSLEIARVARDMLGGNGVSDEYHVIRHVMNLEAVNTYEGTHDVHALILGRAITGIQAFF